The nucleotide window CATCTTGGCCAGCGCCCGCTTGATCCTGCTCTTCACGGTCCCGAGCGGCAGCCCGTGCCTGTCGGCCAGCTCGGCGTGCGACCAGCCGCCGAAGAACGCCTCCTCGACGAGCAGCCTCTCGCCGTCGTCGAGGACGCTGAGGGCCCGGCCGGCCAGCAGCGCCGGCACGGGGTCGGGGTCCGTGGACATGGCCAGCTGGTAGGCCGCGCCGTGCTCGTCGAGGTCGGCCCTCACCGGCCTCGCCCGCCGCGCCCGCAGGCGCGAGAGGCAGAGGTTCCGGGCCAGCGCGTAGAGGTACGTGCGCACGGCGGCGCGTTCCGGGTCGAACCGGCTGGCGTTGAGCCACAGCCTGTAGAAGGTGTCGTGCAGCACCTCTTCCGCCTCCTCGCGGCTGCCCAGCATCCGCGTGGCGAGGGCCAGCACCACCCCACCGTGTCGCTCGTAGAGGTGGCGCAGCGCGGCCTCGTCGCCACGGGCCAGCGACCGGGCGAGCTCTGCGTCGCGCACAGCGGTCTCGGCCAAGGTCGCTACTGCCACCTACCTCTTCTACGCACCGCGCAGGACGTCGGATGCCTGCCGGGAGTCGGTCCTGGAAGTATGGCACGGGCGGGTGGGCCGGTTATCGTGCGGGGACATGGCCGAAGCGCAGCGCCTACCCGACTTCGAACGCTACGTCGCCGTGCGCCTCGTCGGCTCGCCGGCCTTCTCGCCCCGGGGAGACGCCTTCGCCTACGTGGCCAACACCACGGGCCTGCCCGCGCTGTGGCTGCAGCCGGCGGGCGGCGGCTTCCCCCGGCAGCTCACGGCCTTCCCCGACCGGCGCGTGGCCGGGTTCAGGTGGTCGCCGGACGGGCGCCGCATCGCCCTGCTCGCCGACCACCACGGCGACGAGATGTTCCAGGTGCACGTCCTCGAGGCGGGCGGCTGGCCGCGCCAGCTCACGTCGGCGCCGCGGGTCCAGTACTCGCTCGGCGG belongs to Trueperaceae bacterium and includes:
- a CDS encoding sigma-70 family RNA polymerase sigma factor, coding for MAVATLAETAVRDAELARSLARGDEAALRHLYERHGGVVLALATRMLGSREEAEEVLHDTFYRLWLNASRFDPERAAVRTYLYALARNLCLSRLRARRARPVRADLDEHGAAYQLAMSTDPDPVPALLAGRALSVLDDGERLLVEEAFFGGWSHAELADRHGLPLGTVKSRIKRALAKMRSALEAGK